A stretch of Gorilla gorilla gorilla isolate KB3781 chromosome 9, NHGRI_mGorGor1-v2.1_pri, whole genome shotgun sequence DNA encodes these proteins:
- the MSANTD2 gene encoding myb/SANT-like DNA-binding domain-containing protein 2 isoform X4 — translation MPPPFSSARGFGAPRPRPSPRERSGRRGRARGERPRGVDDLRPAATSSAAETRSHPPAGEPGPRAAPETAVAGCAGASLPGGAAAAAWKMAAPCGSELPANSPLKIPKMEVLSPASPGGLSDGNPSLSDPSTPRGASPLGPGSAAGSGAAASGGLGLGLGGRSAASSSVSFSPGGGGGGAAAAAAAACRGMSWTPAETNALIAVWGNERLVEARYQQLEGAGTVFGSKAPGPAMYERVSRALAELGYERTPSQCRERIKLVRCPELNAVLQLWPHRC, via the coding sequence ATGCCCCCACCCTTCTCTTCAGCTCGGGGCTTCGGCGCGCCTCGTCCCCGCCCTTCGCCCCGGGAGAGGAGCGGGCGGCGTGGGAGGGCTCGCGGAGAAAGGCCCAGGGGAGTGGACgacctccgcccggcagccacatCGTCGGCAGCAGAGACCCGGAGCCATCCGCCCGCGGGCGAGCCAGGCCCGAGGGCAGCCCCGGAGACCGCGGTGGCCGGATGCGCGGGCGCGTCACTTCCGGGCGGTGCAGCGGCGGCCGCTTGGAAGATGGCTGCGCCCTGTGGCTCGGAGCTGCCCGCCAACTCGCCGCTAAAAATTCCGAAGATGGAGGTGCTTTCCCCGGCTTCTCCTGGTGGCCTGAGCGACGGAAATCCATCGCTGTCCGACCCTTCCACGCCTCGGGGTGCCTCCCCGCTCGGGCCGGGCAGTGCGGCGGGCTCGGGGGCAGCGGCGTCCGGGGGTctcgggctggggctggggggccGCAGCGCCGCCTCGTCCTCGGTCTCCTTCTCCCCTGGTGGCGGCGGTGGCGGGGCTGcggcagccgccgccgccgcctgccGGGGCATGTCGTGGACGCCAGCCGAGACGAACGCGCTCATCGCAGTGTGGGGCAACGAGCGGCTGGTGGAGGCGCGGTACCAGCAGCTGGAGGGAGCCGGCACGGTGTTCGGCAGCAAGGCCCCCGGGCCAGCCATGTACGAGCGCGTGTCCCGGGCCCTGGCCGAGCTGGGCTACGAGCGGACCCCGTCCCAGTGCCGGGAGCGCATCAAG